One part of the Treponema sp. OMZ 787 genome encodes these proteins:
- a CDS encoding leucine-rich repeat protein, translated as MSKRKSFFGAVNLTALVLAAGLLMGLFTGCPQKIEPKNEVKPEPAKITITVKADDGYTLTEPANFEVVSGSTWAAIKEKAEKKAALKDGHSKLGWKLGGKDGGYLTDKTIFNENKTVFAVSKTKDAPNPEKITITVLGDEGVKVASDNTFTADKGVKWENIKESAKSKITVKENYELAEWYLNDKTGAILKDDRTFTSNTKVFAITTPKGSPAPQTANYTVEHWQQNIANDGYTKVETETLSGIVEENTQAQAKSYKGFTAKEPIAQTKIKEDGSTVVKIEYDRNTITLTLDLAGGSITTPLEDGEGGKKLLKGKFEADVTDPAPTRPGYNFKGWNPELPQKFPAENSAHTAQWAKENDYTITYHLNGGTDNGGNPVSYNVETETINLKPAIRAGYNFEGWYTNEGLTEGPVTKIEKGSTGNKEFWAKWTAKTDTPYKVEHWQQNIADDGYTKVEADTQTLTGTTDTQTNAQAKTYEGFRSLGISQQTIKADGSTIVQVKYDRKIISLTLNLDGGTVSPPLTEGKIKGRFGASVTAPVPTKQGYTFDKWEPALPTVFPAENSEYTSKWTAGTVSYKVEHWQQNIADDGYTKVEADTQTLTGTTGTQTNAQAKTYPGFNALPVSQTAISADGTTVVQIKYDRKEITLTLDLQGGSTSTHLEDGEGSKKLLKGLFGAAVNVADPAKEGFGFVKWEPELPKTFPENDPAETYTAQWTDKYKIIIKGDERTKISEEAFVEIPFNKTWADIKDQAAAKVSFGPGWDNGDYEVYEWRIDNETGEKLTDSYPITKDITVYAVTNYAKFNIKDNKITGYGYKGGKPRGKIIIPDGITEMENLYGRLFSDCKEITSVRFPKSLTKIGSRAFSGCTGLKNLDLSSCTSLTTIDYDAFSGCTGKINLDISSCTSLTTIRSKAFADFTGLTSITLPKSLTTIGSSAFGGCTGLESIDLSSCTSLTTIGSHAFEGCTGKINLDLSSCTSLTTIGSQAFADFTGLTSITLPKNLTTIGSSAFGGCTGLESINLSSCTSLTTIGYVAFSGCTDLKNVNLSSCTSLTKIDYGAFQECTDLENVNLSGCTKLTKIDEWTFFRCTRLTSITLPANLNVIAGYAFKKCNNLKSISLPEKLTIIGDETFGDCTGLENVDLSSCKELTLIAGSFSGCGNLKNVDLSYCEKLNIISSNSFKDCTGLTSISFPASLTKIRSNAFSGCTKLTTATFADKNGWAVYDFLDYSGTPTPIQESDLKDAAKAAEYLRRTYVNKHWKKN; from the coding sequence ATGAGTAAAAGGAAATCATTTTTTGGGGCAGTAAATCTTACTGCATTGGTATTGGCAGCCGGGCTGCTGATGGGATTATTTACAGGCTGTCCGCAAAAGATAGAGCCTAAAAATGAAGTAAAACCGGAACCTGCAAAAATTACAATTACGGTAAAAGCTGATGACGGTTACACGCTTACAGAACCGGCAAATTTCGAAGTTGTAAGCGGTTCAACTTGGGCGGCTATCAAAGAAAAAGCCGAAAAAAAGGCAGCACTTAAAGACGGTCACAGCAAATTAGGTTGGAAGCTGGGGGGCAAAGACGGCGGATATCTAACCGACAAAACGATTTTTAACGAAAACAAAACGGTTTTTGCCGTTTCCAAGACGAAGGATGCTCCTAATCCGGAAAAGATAACCATTACCGTCCTTGGTGATGAAGGCGTAAAAGTTGCGTCCGATAACACATTTACGGCCGATAAAGGGGTTAAATGGGAAAACATAAAAGAATCTGCAAAAAGCAAAATTACGGTAAAAGAAAATTACGAACTTGCGGAATGGTACCTTAACGATAAAACGGGTGCAATCCTTAAGGATGATAGAACCTTTACCTCAAATACAAAAGTCTTTGCAATCACAACCCCCAAAGGTTCGCCTGCCCCGCAAACGGCAAACTACACCGTAGAACATTGGCAGCAAAATATTGCAAATGACGGTTACACAAAGGTAGAAACAGAAACTTTGAGCGGTATTGTAGAAGAAAATACTCAGGCCCAAGCCAAGTCATACAAGGGCTTTACCGCAAAAGAACCTATTGCACAAACCAAAATAAAAGAAGACGGAAGCACTGTTGTAAAAATAGAATATGACAGAAATACTATCACCCTTACTTTGGATTTGGCAGGCGGAAGTATAACTACACCTCTTGAAGACGGAGAAGGGGGTAAAAAGCTTTTAAAAGGTAAGTTTGAGGCTGATGTAACAGATCCGGCTCCTACAAGGCCGGGCTATAATTTTAAAGGTTGGAATCCCGAATTACCCCAAAAATTCCCTGCCGAAAACTCCGCACACACGGCACAGTGGGCAAAAGAAAACGATTATACTATCACCTATCACTTAAACGGCGGAACGGACAATGGAGGGAACCCTGTTTCTTACAATGTGGAAACCGAGACCATAAACTTAAAACCAGCAATAAGGGCAGGCTATAACTTTGAAGGCTGGTATACAAATGAAGGTCTTACGGAAGGGCCCGTAACAAAGATAGAAAAGGGCAGCACCGGCAATAAGGAGTTTTGGGCAAAGTGGACAGCTAAAACTGATACACCCTACAAGGTAGAACACTGGCAGCAAAATATTGCCGATGACGGTTACACAAAGGTAGAAGCCGATACCCAAACTTTGACAGGCACTACGGATACACAGACCAATGCCCAAGCCAAAACTTATGAGGGTTTTAGGTCTTTAGGTATAAGCCAGCAAACAATAAAGGCAGACGGCTCTACCATAGTACAAGTTAAGTATGACAGAAAAATAATAAGCCTTACTCTTAACTTGGACGGCGGTACCGTAAGTCCGCCCCTTACTGAAGGAAAAATCAAAGGCCGCTTCGGGGCTTCCGTAACGGCTCCGGTTCCTACAAAGCAGGGCTATACATTTGATAAGTGGGAACCGGCATTGCCTACGGTCTTCCCCGCCGAAAACTCCGAATACACCTCAAAATGGACTGCGGGTACAGTTTCCTACAAGGTAGAACACTGGCAGCAAAATATTGCCGATGACGGTTACACAAAGGTAGAAGCCGATACCCAAACTTTGACAGGCACTACCGGTACACAGACCAATGCCCAAGCCAAAACTTACCCGGGATTTAATGCTCTCCCCGTTAGTCAGACCGCAATATCGGCAGACGGCACTACAGTAGTGCAAATTAAGTATGACAGAAAAGAAATTACCCTTACTCTGGATTTACAAGGCGGAAGCACAAGTACACATCTTGAAGACGGAGAAGGAAGCAAAAAACTTTTAAAAGGCCTCTTCGGAGCCGCAGTAAATGTTGCCGATCCGGCAAAAGAGGGCTTTGGTTTTGTTAAATGGGAACCGGAATTACCCAAAACCTTCCCTGAAAACGATCCTGCTGAAACTTATACCGCACAGTGGACCGACAAATATAAAATTATCATAAAAGGCGATGAAAGAACAAAGATATCGGAAGAAGCCTTTGTCGAAATACCTTTTAACAAAACTTGGGCAGATATAAAAGATCAGGCTGCAGCTAAGGTAAGCTTCGGCCCCGGCTGGGATAACGGCGATTACGAGGTCTATGAATGGAGAATTGACAATGAAACAGGAGAAAAACTTACCGATTCTTACCCAATAACAAAAGACATAACCGTATATGCCGTAACCAACTATGCCAAGTTTAATATTAAAGACAATAAAATCACCGGGTATGGCTATAAAGGAGGAAAACCTAGGGGTAAAATAATAATCCCCGACGGCATTACCGAAATGGAAAATTTATATGGAAGGCTTTTTTCTGACTGTAAAGAAATAACTTCTGTACGCTTCCCGAAAAGTCTTACTAAAATAGGCAGTAGGGCTTTTTCAGGCTGTACAGGCTTAAAAAATTTAGACCTATCCTCTTGCACAAGTCTTACTACAATAGATTATGACGCTTTTTCAGGCTGTACAGGCAAAATAAATTTAGACATATCCTCTTGTACAAGTCTTACTACAATAAGGTCTAAAGCTTTTGCAGACTTTACCGGCTTAACAAGCATAACGCTGCCTAAAAGTCTTACTACAATAGGTTCTTCAGCTTTTGGAGGTTGTACAGGCTTAGAAAGTATAGACCTATCCTCTTGTACAAGTCTTACTACAATAGGTTCTCATGCTTTTGAAGGTTGTACAGGCAAAATAAATTTAGACCTATCCTCTTGTACAAGTCTTACTACAATAGGTTCTCAAGCTTTTGCAGACTTTACGGGCTTAACAAGCATAACGCTGCCTAAAAATCTTACTACAATAGGTTCTTCAGCTTTTGGAGGTTGTACAGGCTTAGAAAGTATAAACCTATCCTCTTGTACAAGTCTTACTACAATAGGTTATGTGGCTTTTTCAGGCTGTACAGACTTAAAAAATGTAAACCTATCCTCTTGCACAAGTCTTACTAAAATAGATTATGGGGCTTTTCAAGAGTGTACAGACTTAGAAAATGTAAACCTATCAGGCTGCACAAAGCTTACCAAAATAGATGAGTGGACTTTTTTCCGCTGTACTCGCTTAACAAGCATAACACTGCCTGCAAACCTTAATGTAATAGCTGGTTATGCTTTTAAAAAATGTAATAACTTAAAAAGCATAAGCCTGCCTGAAAAACTTACCATAATAGGTGATGAGACTTTTGGAGATTGTACAGGCTTAGAAAATGTAGACCTATCCTCTTGCAAAGAACTTACTCTAATAGCGGGTTCATTTTCAGGCTGTGGAAACTTAAAAAATGTAGACCTATCCTATTGCGAAAAACTTAATATAATAAGCTCGAATTCTTTTAAAGACTGTACAGGCTTAACAAGTATAAGCTTCCCTGCAAGCCTTACCAAAATAAGAAGTAATGCTTTTTCAGGTTGTACCAAGCTGACAACTGCAACATTTGCAGACAAAAACGGCTGGGCTGTGTATGATTTTTTGGACTATTCCGGAACACCTACACCCATACAGGAAAGCGATTTAAAAGATGCCGCAAAGGCAGCAGAGTATTTGCGGAGAACTTATGTTAATAAACACTGGAAGAAAAACTAG
- the hutI gene encoding imidazolonepropionase — protein sequence MILFISDSIFTSTEKKGDDFDKAFAGYIVVENGIIQKVGKGDAPENLKSQAEKIVDARGKTITAGLVDAHTHLVHGGSREHELAMKLEGKSYLEIHASGGGIFSTVRSTRAASKEELTQKAMTSLDRMLIHGTTTVESKSGYGLDMDTEIKCLEINSYLNENHPIDIVSTYMGAHATPPEFKDNKEGYIKFMIEEVMPEVKRRGLAEFSDAFCEDKIFSVEETERIMKAAKDLGFKLKLHADEIVPLKGAELAAKMNAHSAEHLMAISDEGITALAKSGTVAVLLPATSFFLMSPIYAPAKKMIEEGVRVALATDYNPGSSPTENLQMSMWAACFKMKLLPAQILRGVTINAAYAIDREKNIGSIEEGKQADLVIFDAPNIDYLVYHFGVNSVDQVWKKGKLAAEKRQVVYKN from the coding sequence ATGATTTTATTTATCAGTGACAGTATTTTTACTTCTACCGAAAAAAAAGGCGACGATTTTGATAAGGCCTTTGCCGGTTACATCGTTGTAGAAAACGGTATTATTCAAAAGGTTGGTAAGGGCGATGCTCCCGAAAATTTAAAAAGCCAAGCCGAAAAAATAGTTGATGCAAGAGGAAAGACTATTACTGCCGGTCTTGTCGATGCCCACACCCACTTGGTACATGGCGGCTCGCGCGAGCATGAACTTGCAATGAAACTCGAAGGAAAGAGTTATCTTGAAATCCATGCAAGCGGCGGAGGTATTTTCAGCACCGTAAGATCTACGAGGGCTGCTTCAAAAGAAGAGTTGACACAGAAGGCTATGACCAGTCTTGACCGAATGCTAATTCACGGTACAACAACAGTAGAATCAAAGAGCGGTTACGGCCTCGACATGGATACTGAAATTAAGTGCCTTGAGATAAATTCTTACCTAAACGAAAATCATCCTATCGACATTGTTTCGACCTATATGGGAGCCCACGCAACCCCGCCCGAATTCAAGGACAACAAAGAAGGCTATATCAAGTTTATGATAGAAGAGGTTATGCCCGAAGTTAAAAGAAGGGGCTTGGCCGAATTTTCGGATGCCTTTTGTGAGGACAAGATTTTTTCTGTAGAAGAAACGGAAAGAATAATGAAGGCTGCTAAAGACCTGGGATTTAAGTTAAAGCTGCACGCCGATGAAATTGTTCCTTTAAAGGGAGCCGAGCTTGCAGCAAAGATGAACGCACACTCTGCCGAGCACCTGATGGCGATCTCTGATGAGGGAATTACGGCCCTTGCAAAATCGGGAACGGTTGCAGTTCTTCTTCCGGCCACCTCTTTCTTTTTGATGTCGCCCATTTATGCACCTGCAAAAAAGATGATTGAAGAAGGCGTAAGGGTAGCCCTTGCAACCGATTACAACCCCGGCAGCAGCCCTACAGAAAACCTGCAAATGTCGATGTGGGCAGCCTGCTTTAAAATGAAGCTTTTGCCTGCACAGATTTTACGCGGTGTAACCATCAATGCGGCCTATGCAATCGACCGAGAAAAAAATATAGGCAGCATCGAAGAAGGAAAACAGGCAGACCTTGTTATCTTTGATGCCCCCAATATCGATTACCTTGTTTATCACTTTGGTGTAAATTCCGTTGATCAGGTTTGGAAAAAGGGAAAACTCGCTGCCGAAAAAAGACAGGTAGTTTACAAGAACTGA